One Prevotella intermedia ATCC 25611 = DSM 20706 DNA window includes the following coding sequences:
- a CDS encoding Omp28 family outer membrane lipoprotein, producing MKRIIPLLIAYVAIFFSSCANVDEGDRYIKVESSEAKRAVLVEEFTGQRCINCPEAHEQLTKIQKEYGEDKVIAVCIHASALAVSPLKTKVGEEYYKHWKGDGIPSAIINRSGRMQRVSAWAGIINSELQKPTSVSLSMTNKYDAANRQLSIDVNALSREKFDGKLQIWIVEDGIVAKQLLKDNRVDANYVHNHVFRAAVNGTWGTDIALQENVEAKSNFSIQLDAKWNEKNVSIVTFVYNDSGVQQVVKQHVNS from the coding sequence ATGAAAAGAATAATTCCATTACTAATAGCGTATGTGGCAATATTTTTCTCTTCATGTGCAAATGTAGATGAAGGCGATAGATATATTAAAGTAGAATCTTCTGAAGCTAAGCGTGCCGTACTTGTTGAAGAATTTACGGGGCAGAGATGTATAAACTGTCCAGAGGCGCACGAACAATTGACAAAGATACAAAAGGAATATGGAGAAGACAAAGTTATCGCTGTTTGCATACACGCTTCTGCGTTGGCGGTGTCTCCATTGAAAACAAAGGTTGGTGAAGAATATTATAAGCACTGGAAGGGCGACGGTATTCCGAGTGCCATTATTAATCGCTCTGGTCGTATGCAGCGAGTAAGTGCATGGGCAGGTATTATTAACAGTGAACTTCAGAAACCCACCTCTGTTTCGCTTTCTATGACCAACAAGTACGATGCTGCTAATCGTCAATTATCAATTGATGTGAATGCGTTGAGCCGAGAAAAGTTCGATGGCAAGTTGCAAATATGGATAGTAGAAGATGGTATTGTTGCCAAGCAACTTCTTAAAGACAATCGCGTTGATGCCAACTATGTTCACAACCACGTATTCCGTGCTGCTGTAAATGGAACATGGGGGACAGATATTGCTTTACAAGAGAATGTTGAAGCAAAGAGCAACTTCTCTATTCAGTTAGACGCAAAATGGAACGAGAAGAACGTTTCAATTGTAACTTTCGTTTACAATGATTCCGGTGTGCAACAAGTGGTTAAACAACATGTAAATAGCTAA
- a CDS encoding restriction endonuclease subunit R — translation MNKTLWNYYKQSADGQNAIAMFNPEPNDTHKEIENIATFLQKLDSDIEPQYFTDFIYVHRVNLSERNLLIEELSERKSFETFVESYDLKEFEFQEEKVVWFEENYFIKADKFRQKAATIDALSMYLYFYNAYFKPILLPRRFDIIQKSCDALGIELPPIPRTKSYKEYLMYYYDICGAINKFQEENGLTDAEVCACIYDYGARVLSEEEKQENEELPPPTNVWLTGGSGKGDFEFLDSLGKDSQAQTSIWACNERTRKGDLVIIYCTSPRSFIHSIWRTESVGIFNPFDYYHCRTTVCKGIRLPQISFADLKNDPYFSQQPIVRKNLQGINGVAFSAKDYSELLRLAEEKGVKTDNYPQLYVGKAIDFGEIKQEKDIEENILIPILKRIGYHISDWTRQLQLKAGIKEKAIPDFVFFPQGAKHFESAPLVIEAKLDISSMLEEQKAFRQALSYARMLRSNLMGICDKERLIIYALDSSGSCNIEKPLFESHWQSIYSDDIIGSKLNQIIGAEVMKEKALLMK, via the coding sequence ATGAACAAAACATTATGGAATTACTATAAGCAGTCAGCAGATGGACAAAATGCAATTGCAATGTTTAATCCTGAACCAAACGATACTCATAAAGAAATAGAGAACATAGCAACTTTCTTACAAAAGTTGGACAGTGATATCGAACCTCAGTATTTTACAGATTTTATATATGTGCACAGAGTTAACCTTTCCGAACGGAATCTCTTAATCGAAGAACTTTCCGAGCGCAAGAGTTTCGAAACTTTTGTAGAATCCTATGACTTAAAAGAGTTTGAATTTCAGGAAGAAAAGGTTGTTTGGTTTGAAGAAAATTATTTTATCAAAGCAGATAAATTCAGACAAAAAGCAGCTACAATAGATGCTCTATCAATGTACTTATACTTTTATAATGCTTACTTCAAGCCTATTCTTCTTCCACGTAGATTTGATATTATTCAAAAAAGCTGTGATGCGTTGGGTATAGAACTGCCACCTATTCCTCGCACCAAAAGTTATAAAGAATATTTAATGTACTACTATGATATTTGTGGCGCAATAAATAAATTTCAAGAAGAAAATGGACTAACAGACGCTGAAGTCTGCGCCTGCATATACGATTACGGAGCAAGAGTCTTGTCAGAAGAAGAAAAACAAGAGAATGAAGAATTGCCACCACCTACAAATGTATGGCTAACTGGAGGATCTGGCAAAGGAGATTTTGAGTTTCTCGATTCATTAGGGAAAGATTCACAAGCCCAAACATCTATTTGGGCTTGCAACGAGAGAACACGTAAAGGAGACCTCGTTATTATATATTGCACATCGCCAAGAAGTTTTATCCATTCTATTTGGCGTACAGAATCTGTTGGTATCTTTAACCCTTTCGATTATTACCATTGCCGAACGACTGTATGTAAAGGGATAAGACTTCCACAGATATCGTTTGCAGACTTGAAGAATGATCCTTATTTCTCGCAGCAACCTATTGTCCGTAAGAATTTACAAGGAATAAACGGAGTAGCATTTTCAGCCAAAGACTATTCAGAGTTATTGAGGTTAGCAGAAGAAAAGGGTGTAAAAACTGATAATTATCCCCAACTCTATGTTGGCAAAGCAATTGATTTTGGGGAAATTAAACAAGAAAAGGATATAGAAGAGAATATTCTTATTCCCATATTAAAACGAATAGGCTATCACATTTCTGATTGGACAAGACAATTACAGCTAAAAGCAGGGATAAAAGAGAAGGCTATTCCCGACTTTGTATTCTTCCCACAAGGGGCTAAACATTTTGAAAGTGCTCCGCTGGTAATTGAAGCTAAACTAGACATTTCATCAATGTTAGAGGAACAAAAAGCATTTCGCCAAGCATTGTCATACGCTCGTATGTTACGCTCTAACTTAATGGGCATTTGCGACAAGGAAAGGCTCATCATCTACGCTCTTGACTCTTCAGGAAGTTGCAATATAGAAAAGCCATTATTTGAAAGCCATTGGCAGAGTATTTACTCTGATGATATTATAGGCTCTAAATTGAATCAGATTATAGGAGCAGAGGTTATGAAAGAAAAAGCCCTCCTAATGAAATAA
- a CDS encoding DUF6029 family protein yields MKKSIWLLCLLALGAVKATAQEQDDTDNGKVSVTGSIQSDILIPQEDLKIGSPKYKDKVLTNSFLDLNLISKNVDAGARFEFLRFPLPGFEKDYKGYGVPYFYLKGKFEKLEITLGSYYEQFGSGFILRTYEERSLGIDNSLLGARVVYKPYKGIVMKAITGEQRRYWAHNDSWINGADLELNLGEWFSGLQKSDTRIMLGGSFVNKYENNKDDNIMVDRTHKLNLPQNVNAWDARIQLQKGGFNVLAEYAEKTQDPSFTNGYIYRKGNVAMLSASYSQRGMSVLLQAKRSNDMAFKSDRNSIGVSSYINHLPAFTQDQTYALAAFYPYATRPDGEWAYQAQLGYKFKRKTFLGGPYGMNVKVNFSHVHAIDKHTNLAGSIDNATVKGSKGYGSAFFKWGDQTYYQDLNIQLERKISKAFKLNLMYMNQFYNKTVVEGEGGMIHSDIFVADGKYTFSPKVNLRGEVQYLSTKEDQGNWWFGLLELAIVPHWMFTISDMYNSGDSKLHYYQGLVTFNAGAHRLQVGYGRTRAGFNCSGGVCRYIPASRGVTVSYNYNF; encoded by the coding sequence ATGAAAAAAAGTATCTGGTTGCTATGTTTGCTTGCTCTTGGTGCAGTAAAGGCTACTGCACAAGAGCAGGACGATACCGACAACGGGAAGGTCTCTGTTACAGGAAGTATTCAGAGCGATATTCTTATCCCACAGGAAGACCTCAAGATTGGGTCGCCCAAGTACAAAGACAAGGTATTGACGAACTCTTTTCTCGACCTTAATCTCATTAGCAAGAATGTAGATGCGGGTGCTCGATTTGAATTCTTGAGATTCCCATTGCCAGGTTTCGAAAAGGATTATAAAGGGTATGGCGTGCCTTATTTTTATTTGAAAGGAAAGTTCGAGAAGCTTGAAATCACATTAGGAAGCTATTACGAGCAGTTCGGTTCTGGTTTTATTCTTCGAACTTACGAAGAGCGTAGTTTGGGAATAGACAATTCATTGTTAGGAGCACGAGTTGTTTACAAACCTTATAAAGGTATTGTGATGAAAGCCATAACTGGCGAACAGCGTAGATATTGGGCGCACAACGACTCTTGGATAAATGGTGCTGACCTTGAATTAAACCTTGGCGAATGGTTCAGTGGATTGCAAAAGAGCGATACACGCATTATGTTAGGAGGTTCTTTCGTAAACAAATACGAGAACAACAAGGACGACAACATCATGGTAGACCGTACACACAAGTTAAATCTACCACAGAATGTAAACGCATGGGACGCTCGTATTCAATTGCAAAAAGGCGGATTCAATGTACTTGCCGAGTATGCAGAGAAAACACAAGACCCTTCGTTTACAAACGGCTACATCTATCGTAAGGGAAATGTGGCTATGCTTTCTGCCTCTTATTCACAGCGTGGAATGAGCGTTCTGTTACAAGCAAAACGTTCTAACGATATGGCTTTCAAGAGCGACAGAAACAGCATTGGTGTATCTTCGTACATCAACCACTTGCCAGCATTTACCCAAGACCAGACCTATGCGCTTGCGGCATTCTATCCTTATGCAACCCGTCCTGACGGCGAGTGGGCATATCAAGCACAGTTAGGCTACAAGTTTAAGCGCAAAACTTTCCTTGGCGGTCCTTATGGAATGAATGTGAAAGTGAATTTCTCACACGTTCATGCCATTGACAAGCACACCAACCTCGCAGGTTCTATAGACAACGCTACTGTAAAAGGTTCAAAAGGCTATGGCTCTGCCTTCTTTAAGTGGGGCGACCAAACCTATTATCAAGATTTGAATATACAGCTTGAGCGTAAAATCTCTAAAGCATTCAAGCTGAATTTGATGTATATGAACCAGTTCTACAACAAGACTGTGGTAGAAGGTGAAGGCGGTATGATACACTCTGACATCTTTGTTGCAGACGGTAAGTACACTTTCTCGCCAAAGGTAAACCTTCGCGGAGAGGTACAATACCTTTCTACAAAAGAAGATCAAGGCAACTGGTGGTTCGGTTTGCTTGAATTGGCAATCGTTCCTCATTGGATGTTTACAATAAGCGATATGTATAATTCTGGTGACAGCAAGCTACATTACTATCAAGGATTGGTAACTTTCAATGCTGGTGCCCACAGGTTGCAGGTTGGCTATGGCCGTACACGTGCAGGCTTTAACTGCTCTGGCGGTGTATGTCGCTATATACCAGCAAGTAGAGGTGTTACAGTTTCATACAATTATAATTTCTAA
- a CDS encoding C10 family peptidase, which produces MKKILLLLVLFSVGSIVRGNPVSLEKARQIALKYIKGNSARSPHMHAQTSNAVKSVQLSTDAYYVFNVGRNDGFIIVAADDKAPAVLGHSYNGTFDEKNIPDGMKWWLECCQRYVKYVATHKQPTMLAKPAKLQDLSGLMTTKWNQTSPYNLRCPKFDEGYAATGCVATAAAQILKYHEWPQNETSVIPGYESKMQKYEQTLQDLQPKKFNWGAMKDSYKFQEDADEVAWLMRYVGQAVKMQYSPKESGANVLLTSFKEYFNYAATAQEIERSLYTEAEWQQKIYDEIKEKRPVLYTGGKFDVVSGVIGYHAFVCHGYKDGKFLINWGWGGLSDGEYDLSVLNPTLQGTGSFSGGSGYTIKQAVIVGLKPNKTGQQPENATNTIFVQDIKDVQDKYQRADNSADFVIDRIGLKVLANNYTKQKITFGWQLRDAENKPVEGTAILGQVDILNMMPNNRTYECVSNSLTFGKNLSAGIYYLVPMYAAESDGGNTWKPCVNSSMYIKLDVKDKEMLATAFSNRSDVECKTLTHEGQAEENIETKITATLLNKGISNTVTVYLYDATIGKNANAVGFMIDAKAEQKVEIPYTPKTAGKHRVELYADNVRKVKIGELEIDVKEGLDAELTQSGYKIKNAQGNVVMDKFECDVTVENWDSKPYKNKIIAILSDRSSANVEVLTQDVDIAADEAQKLTFTFSKMEDGGEYCVKIYYMKKNLQTRLSLAAPPYYTFRLSNGIENVESGNAENGIVTIYRIDGSVAARVKQNVVKQTLKEMPHGVYIINGKKYLSY; this is translated from the coding sequence ATGAAGAAAATATTGCTTTTACTTGTACTCTTTTCAGTGGGAAGTATAGTACGAGGCAATCCTGTGAGTTTGGAGAAAGCACGCCAAATAGCTTTAAAGTATATTAAAGGCAACAGTGCTCGCTCCCCCCATATGCACGCACAAACTTCAAACGCTGTAAAGAGCGTGCAACTCTCTACCGATGCTTATTATGTTTTCAACGTAGGGAGAAATGATGGATTTATTATTGTAGCTGCCGACGATAAGGCACCAGCCGTTTTGGGACATTCTTACAACGGTACATTCGATGAGAAGAATATTCCCGACGGAATGAAATGGTGGTTGGAATGTTGTCAGCGTTATGTGAAATATGTTGCTACCCATAAGCAACCGACAATGTTGGCAAAGCCAGCAAAGCTTCAGGATTTGTCAGGATTGATGACTACAAAATGGAATCAGACAAGTCCTTATAACCTCAGATGTCCGAAATTCGATGAAGGATATGCTGCAACGGGCTGTGTTGCCACTGCAGCAGCGCAGATTTTGAAGTATCATGAATGGCCACAGAACGAAACTTCGGTGATTCCAGGCTATGAATCAAAAATGCAGAAGTACGAACAAACTCTTCAAGACCTCCAACCAAAGAAATTCAATTGGGGAGCAATGAAGGATAGTTACAAATTTCAAGAAGATGCGGACGAGGTTGCTTGGCTTATGCGCTATGTTGGACAAGCTGTGAAGATGCAATACTCTCCTAAGGAATCGGGTGCCAATGTCTTGCTGACATCGTTCAAGGAATATTTCAACTATGCAGCTACGGCACAAGAAATAGAACGCTCGTTATATACGGAAGCTGAATGGCAGCAGAAAATCTATGACGAGATAAAGGAAAAACGCCCTGTGTTGTACACGGGTGGTAAGTTTGATGTTGTGTCTGGAGTCATTGGTTATCACGCCTTTGTTTGCCACGGATATAAAGATGGCAAGTTCCTTATAAACTGGGGTTGGGGCGGTTTGTCAGATGGCGAATACGATTTGTCTGTGCTCAATCCGACCTTACAGGGAACAGGTTCGTTCTCTGGTGGCAGCGGTTACACCATTAAACAAGCTGTCATTGTTGGTTTGAAGCCAAACAAGACGGGTCAGCAGCCTGAGAATGCTACCAATACCATCTTTGTGCAAGATATAAAAGACGTACAAGACAAGTATCAGCGAGCAGACAATTCTGCAGATTTTGTCATCGACAGAATTGGCTTGAAGGTCTTGGCAAACAATTACACGAAGCAGAAGATAACATTTGGCTGGCAGCTTAGAGATGCAGAGAACAAGCCAGTAGAAGGCACTGCAATTCTTGGTCAGGTAGATATTCTTAATATGATGCCCAACAACCGCACATACGAATGTGTGAGCAATTCGTTGACTTTTGGTAAGAATCTGTCTGCGGGGATTTATTATCTTGTTCCAATGTATGCTGCCGAGTCAGATGGCGGCAACACTTGGAAGCCTTGTGTAAACTCAAGTATGTATATCAAACTTGATGTTAAAGATAAGGAAATGCTTGCTACAGCTTTCAGCAACAGAAGCGATGTGGAATGCAAAACGCTGACACACGAAGGACAAGCAGAAGAAAATATCGAAACAAAGATAACTGCAACGCTTCTTAATAAAGGTATATCAAATACCGTAACTGTATATCTTTACGACGCAACGATAGGCAAGAATGCGAATGCCGTTGGCTTTATGATAGATGCAAAAGCAGAGCAGAAAGTTGAAATTCCTTATACTCCTAAAACAGCGGGCAAACATCGCGTTGAACTCTATGCTGATAACGTAAGGAAAGTGAAGATAGGCGAATTGGAAATAGATGTTAAGGAAGGCTTAGATGCTGAATTAACGCAAAGTGGCTATAAGATTAAGAATGCCCAAGGCAATGTTGTAATGGACAAATTTGAATGTGATGTTACAGTAGAAAACTGGGATAGTAAACCTTATAAGAACAAAATCATAGCCATTCTTTCCGACCGCAGTTCTGCCAATGTGGAAGTATTGACCCAAGATGTTGATATTGCTGCAGATGAAGCACAGAAACTTACATTTACCTTTAGTAAGATGGAAGATGGTGGCGAGTACTGTGTGAAGATTTATTATATGAAAAAGAATCTGCAAACAAGACTTTCTCTCGCTGCTCCGCCATATTATACATTCCGTTTGAGCAATGGTATTGAGAATGTAGAGAGCGGTAATGCAGAGAACGGTATTGTAACAATCTACCGTATTGATGGCAGCGTGGCAGCACGTGTGAAGCAAAATGTCGTGAAGCAGACGCTGAAAGAAATGCCTCATGGTGTTTATATCATAAATGGTAAGAAATATCTGAGCTATTAA
- a CDS encoding alpha/beta hydrolase produces MNFKKFFLVAGLAATTMFAAAQSRFEVKLYNSRQPYNNGDNMDTAKVRVYLPIDREATGRAVIICPGGGYSSLSMDTEGYDWGEFFQNQGIAAIVLKYRLPHGNPEVPIADAEQAIKLTRMNAASWKINRDNVGIMGFSAGGHLAAMVATASKGEAKPNFQILFYPVISMMEGYGHEGSFHSFLGKRPGKSEQKKYSADMNVTRITPRAFIALSDDDDTVPPANGVNYYTELYRNDIRASLHVYPGGGHGWGSKIGFRYHEEMMMDLKAWLRSF; encoded by the coding sequence ATGAATTTTAAGAAGTTCTTTTTAGTAGCAGGCTTAGCAGCCACCACAATGTTTGCTGCTGCACAAAGCAGATTTGAAGTGAAACTATATAATAGTCGCCAGCCTTATAACAACGGCGATAATATGGACACAGCCAAGGTGCGTGTCTATTTGCCTATCGACCGCGAGGCTACCGGCAGAGCGGTTATTATTTGTCCTGGCGGCGGTTACAGTTCGCTTTCTATGGATACGGAAGGCTACGACTGGGGCGAGTTCTTCCAAAACCAAGGCATTGCTGCCATTGTTCTGAAGTATCGTTTGCCACACGGCAATCCCGAAGTGCCCATTGCCGATGCCGAGCAGGCTATAAAACTGACACGTATGAATGCAGCTTCGTGGAAGATAAACCGCGACAATGTGGGCATTATGGGCTTTTCGGCAGGCGGACACTTGGCTGCTATGGTAGCAACAGCATCGAAAGGCGAGGCAAAGCCCAACTTCCAGATTTTGTTCTATCCTGTTATTTCCATGATGGAAGGATATGGACACGAGGGAAGTTTCCACAGTTTCTTGGGCAAACGCCCTGGCAAGAGCGAGCAAAAGAAGTATAGTGCCGATATGAATGTTACCCGAATTACACCTCGTGCCTTCATCGCACTTAGCGACGACGACGACACTGTACCACCTGCAAACGGCGTAAACTATTATACCGAACTTTATCGCAACGATATTCGCGCATCGCTCCATGTATATCCTGGTGGCGGACACGGTTGGGGCAGCAAGATAGGCTTCCGCTATCACGAGGAAATGATGATGGACTTGAAGGCGTGGCTTAGAAGTTTCTAA
- a CDS encoding porin family protein has translation MRKWALLLLFSISCITITAQRSKGDITLYPRLGYNISKYSKQIPVQPEYEPSKLTKSKFKSGYTIGAELHKQITEKTGASIGLLYSTEGSKLADYTIESEAKKWDIKDFSSQLHYLQLPIMATIDIMKWQNASISFDFGIQIGYLLKGKNKNTTEVYNKNGNTWMPDNEGSGKSSGTTTEVYKRTNLSIPIGFSYEYNKFSLDLRYNIGLTKVYNYIEENICNRNWVLTIGYGIVL, from the coding sequence ATGAGAAAATGGGCACTATTGTTGCTTTTTAGCATTTCCTGTATAACCATAACTGCTCAACGCAGTAAGGGAGATATAACACTGTATCCACGCTTAGGCTATAATATCAGCAAATACAGCAAGCAAATACCAGTTCAACCAGAATATGAACCATCGAAACTGACAAAAAGTAAATTTAAGTCTGGATATACGATTGGGGCTGAGTTGCACAAGCAAATTACCGAAAAGACAGGAGCAAGCATTGGACTTCTATATTCCACAGAGGGCAGCAAGCTCGCTGACTATACAATTGAGAGCGAAGCAAAAAAATGGGATATAAAAGATTTTTCTTCTCAACTTCATTACTTGCAGTTACCAATTATGGCAACGATTGATATAATGAAATGGCAAAACGCTTCTATTTCCTTTGATTTCGGTATTCAAATAGGATATTTATTAAAAGGAAAAAACAAAAATACAACAGAAGTTTATAATAAGAATGGAAACACTTGGATGCCAGACAACGAAGGCTCTGGGAAATCAAGTGGCACCACCACAGAGGTCTACAAACGCACCAACCTCTCTATACCTATTGGCTTTTCCTACGAATATAACAAGTTCTCGTTAGACCTTAGATACAATATCGGACTAACGAAAGTCTATAACTACATAGAGGAAAATATCTGCAACCGCAATTGGGTCTTAACAATAGGATATGGCATTGTATTGTAA
- a CDS encoding NUDIX domain-containing protein, which translates to MHVLEKFRYCPVCGSSSFEEQDEKSKRCKRCGFEYYLNPSAAVAAFVLNSKGQLLTLRRSKAPAKGTLDLPGGFADIGETIDEALIREVKEETGLTVTEFEFFTTLPNRYEYSGFVVPTLDSFFICKVSNETELQANDDAEEALWLDLEEVHTEEFGLRSIRHALSTFLQKYRK; encoded by the coding sequence ATGCACGTATTAGAGAAATTCAGATACTGCCCCGTATGTGGCAGCAGCAGCTTTGAAGAACAAGACGAGAAAAGCAAACGCTGCAAACGCTGTGGCTTTGAATACTACCTGAACCCAAGTGCTGCCGTTGCAGCCTTCGTTCTGAACAGCAAAGGACAACTGCTGACGCTGCGTCGCAGCAAGGCACCTGCAAAGGGAACGCTCGACTTGCCAGGAGGATTTGCCGATATTGGAGAAACCATAGACGAAGCCTTGATACGCGAAGTGAAAGAAGAAACAGGACTGACAGTTACGGAATTTGAATTTTTCACCACCCTCCCCAACCGATACGAATACAGTGGTTTTGTTGTGCCTACACTCGATTCGTTCTTCATCTGTAAAGTCAGCAACGAAACAGAACTGCAAGCCAACGACGATGCGGAAGAAGCATTGTGGCTCGACCTTGAAGAAGTACACACCGAAGAATTTGGATTGCGCTCCATTCGCCACGCACTATCTACCTTCCTTCAAAAATACAGGAAATAG
- a CDS encoding TlpA family protein disulfide reductase, whose translation MKKTFLSLLVLLTCAISTVSAQLPSVTLKDINGKTVRTDTLSNNGKPFIIDFFATWCKPCNRELKAISEVYNEWREETGVKIFAVSIDQAQNVNKVKPLVDENGWEYEVLLDPNSEFKRALGIQMIPYVLICDGKGNIVYKHNGYTEGAENELIEKVRELVK comes from the coding sequence ATGAAAAAAACTTTTTTATCACTTTTAGTACTACTTACTTGTGCTATCAGCACAGTTAGTGCGCAATTACCATCGGTAACGCTTAAGGACATTAATGGCAAAACTGTACGTACAGATACTTTGTCAAATAATGGAAAGCCATTCATTATTGATTTTTTTGCAACTTGGTGTAAGCCTTGCAACCGTGAGCTGAAGGCTATTAGCGAAGTATATAATGAATGGCGTGAAGAAACTGGTGTGAAAATCTTTGCTGTTTCTATTGACCAAGCACAGAATGTGAACAAGGTGAAGCCACTTGTAGACGAGAACGGCTGGGAGTATGAAGTGTTGCTCGACCCGAACAGTGAGTTTAAGCGCGCTTTAGGCATACAGATGATTCCTTATGTTCTTATTTGCGATGGCAAGGGGAATATCGTGTACAAGCACAACGGCTATACAGAAGGAGCCGAAAACGAGTTGATAGAGAAAGTTCGTGAACTTGTAAAATAG
- a CDS encoding Omp28-related outer membrane protein encodes MSLIVASASMSAVAQDIQMMDTPVLSGVVAKAKPQIEANQRLISDYHEVGGYGNAPFNNGEKMIGSFYSQEMLKPFIGCKVKSIRVLSADASRIQNVFIKEGNTIYDAEEVKAEGTLGNSIGDNWYEVKLSKEIEITAETKGFAIGYNLVAGNQGKITVGKNGVNSYRGNLYTYFGATNEWINRSTTQPLTLPLQLVVEPAAGTTMSELVVSHIELPNYTEVGKAINVDYWLTNASSTPINDFELDVQIDNKSVKTITVEQGVGVGETNRKFSIAELQPNISTAGKHNLALVLKKVNGKELKDVKGVENNHKVLYYKEVVARQKTLVEEYTSERCRNCYRGVQNIKELKKRQPDMVMVAVHLNETAYPDDVAAPESQFIKRMANVRGLPSFACNRTAFIYNKQETIANPNIAGESSPELTQVIDNFYNFSKKNTCVFSTLGIVNKYDKDSRKINITVTGTGVNKAKELLEDYALFVLVTENNVDGHQGDENGLLVEAKHQDVLRGYVSDVKGDNDLVWEGDNFTKTYDFAIQNDWKPVDLEIVAFIAPKIKEIGVNLESLAVQNCISEPLAKDPNAIENVATDLPAKEIGRYNVKGQRISAPQKGFNIVKFSDGKVLKEIVK; translated from the coding sequence ATGTCATTAATAGTAGCTTCTGCCTCAATGTCGGCAGTAGCACAAGACATACAGATGATGGATACACCAGTCCTTTCAGGAGTGGTGGCAAAGGCTAAACCACAAATTGAAGCAAACCAACGTTTAATAAGCGATTATCACGAAGTAGGAGGATATGGGAATGCTCCATTTAACAATGGAGAAAAAATGATAGGTTCTTTCTACTCTCAAGAGATGTTGAAGCCTTTTATTGGTTGCAAGGTTAAATCAATTAGAGTACTTTCTGCAGATGCAAGTCGTATCCAGAATGTTTTTATTAAGGAAGGAAACACAATATACGATGCCGAAGAAGTTAAGGCAGAGGGAACACTTGGCAATTCTATTGGCGACAATTGGTACGAAGTTAAGCTAAGTAAGGAAATTGAAATAACAGCAGAAACTAAGGGATTTGCAATCGGATACAATTTGGTTGCTGGCAATCAAGGTAAAATAACCGTCGGAAAGAATGGTGTAAACTCTTATAGAGGCAATCTTTACACTTATTTTGGAGCAACGAATGAATGGATAAACCGTTCTACAACCCAGCCATTGACATTACCATTGCAATTGGTAGTAGAACCTGCTGCTGGAACAACTATGAGCGAATTGGTGGTCAGCCATATCGAATTGCCAAATTATACTGAGGTTGGAAAAGCCATTAATGTAGATTATTGGCTAACCAATGCAAGCTCAACACCGATAAACGACTTTGAACTTGACGTTCAGATAGACAATAAGAGCGTAAAGACCATAACGGTGGAACAAGGTGTTGGTGTTGGAGAAACTAACAGGAAGTTTAGTATTGCTGAACTTCAGCCGAATATCTCTACTGCAGGTAAGCACAATCTTGCTTTGGTATTGAAGAAAGTAAACGGAAAGGAACTTAAAGATGTGAAGGGCGTTGAGAACAATCACAAGGTTCTTTATTATAAAGAGGTGGTTGCACGTCAAAAGACATTGGTGGAGGAATATACTTCTGAACGTTGCAGAAACTGTTATAGAGGTGTTCAGAATATTAAAGAACTTAAGAAGCGACAGCCTGATATGGTGATGGTTGCAGTACACCTTAACGAAACTGCATATCCTGATGATGTAGCTGCACCAGAGAGCCAGTTTATCAAACGAATGGCAAATGTCCGTGGCTTGCCTTCTTTTGCTTGCAATAGAACTGCATTTATTTATAATAAACAGGAAACTATAGCAAATCCTAATATTGCTGGTGAGTCTTCTCCTGAACTTACACAGGTGATTGATAATTTCTACAATTTTTCAAAGAAGAATACTTGCGTGTTCTCAACACTTGGCATCGTGAACAAATACGATAAGGACAGCAGGAAGATTAACATAACAGTAACAGGCACAGGCGTGAACAAGGCGAAGGAGTTGCTTGAAGACTATGCGCTCTTTGTACTTGTTACGGAGAATAATGTAGACGGACACCAAGGCGATGAAAATGGATTGCTCGTGGAAGCTAAGCACCAAGATGTACTTCGTGGATATGTTTCAGATGTAAAGGGCGACAACGACCTTGTGTGGGAAGGTGATAACTTCACAAAGACTTACGACTTTGCCATACAGAATGATTGGAAGCCTGTTGATTTGGAAATAGTAGCATTTATTGCTCCTAAAATAAAGGAAATCGGTGTGAATCTTGAGAGCTTGGCTGTGCAGAACTGCATTAGTGAGCCTCTTGCGAAGGACCCTAATGCTATTGAAAATGTAGCGACAGACTTGCCTGCAAAGGAAATTGGACGCTACAATGTCAAAGGTCAGCGCATATCAGCACCACAGAAGGGATTCAACATAGTGAAGTTCTCTGATGGCAAGGTGTTGAAAGAAATAGTCAAGTAA